The window aaatgcaaaattatgcagcaaatcagcatattagaatgttttctgaaggatcatgtgagactgaagactggagtaattcagctttgtgttcacaggaataaattactttttaaaatgtattaaaacagaaactgttattttaaattgtaataatatttcacaatattactgtttttttgtaaatagcATGTGTAAATGGTAAGGTGTCTCATCTGACTACTTGTGATCAAATCACATAGAACAGATATTAATACCAGGTGTAAGGATAAaggaaattatttgaaaaaattttttaataattgatggAACAGGTAAAAAGTTGGAAACTCAAAATTTCTGGACTTTCCACTGGAATACTTCTGAAAACGCACAAAATGAACTGGAATACTTCTGAAAACGCACAAAATGAACTGGAATACTTCTGAAAACACACAGCATTAACAAATCACTGTTATATAACCACACTAAGGCtttatacagtattttactCAGACAAACCTTGGACTTTGGAGACCCAGGCTGCTTTTCATCCATCCtttggttctttaaaaaaaaaaaacatggaaattattttattatgccacaAAACCACTCAAAATCACACAATGGAGGCACTTATGGAAATCTTTATTCTGTGTTATTCATGTCTTCTATGCCAAACGCAGTCATTAAGCCATTAAGTCACTTCCTTTGAAGAAAAAAACCCATTCAATCTTGCTTTATGTCCTGCAGATGAATATGAACGGAAACGATCATCTGCCAAGTTACTTTAACGCAGTAGACAAATGGCCAGGGAAAATCCACGAGCCCTTGGACCAGGGGAACTGCAATGCATCCTGGGCTTTCTCAACTGCAGGTGAGTCAGAGAAGACATGACACAGACCACAGCAGAAGGACACTAGAGAATACATTACTGTGTGTATGTTATATAATGCAGTTCCTCTGTTCTGTTGTTCATATGTGAACCTCTGTGATTCAATCCTAGCTGTTGCATCAGACCGGATCTCTATTCAGTCAATGGGTCACATGACCCCTCAGCTCTCACCTCAGAATCTGATTTCCTGTGACACACGCCATCAGGGCGGCTGCTCCGGTGGGCGTATCGATGGGGCCTGGTGGTACCTGAGGAGAAGAGGGTAATAAACTTATGTTTTACACACAACATCAAAGATGATGCACATCTgacaaatacagttgaggtcaaaagtttacatacactttaaagaatctgcaaaatgttaattatttgaccaaaataagaggaatcatacaaaatgcatgttatttttttatttagtactgacctgaataagatatttcacataatagaTGTTTCcacatagtccacaaaagaaaataatagctgaatttataaaaaaaatccccttcaaaagtttacatacacttgattctgaatactgttgttacctgaatgatctgcagctgtgtttttttttttgtttagtgatagttgttcatgagtcccttgtttgtcctgaacagttaaactgcccgctgtccTCTAAAAAAATccttctttggtttttcagcagttttttgtatttcaaccctttccaacaatgactttttttggattttgagattttgagatccatcttttcaaagtgaggacaactgagggactcatatgcaactattacagaaggttcaaatgctcactgatgctcaagaaggaaaaacgatgcattaagagccagggggtgaaaacttttgaacagaattaagatgtgtacatttttcttattttgcctaaatatatacatttttttttcatttagcactgcccttcagaagctacagaagataattacatgttttccataaaacaaaataagttaaatttaccctgatcttcaaattccaaaagttttcacccccaggctcttaatgcattgggttttcttctggagcatcagcaggtgtttgaaccttctgtaacagctgcatatgagtccctcagtggtTTGTCCCTCAGATTTTTTTGCtgatccaatattttgaggaaacACCCCTGCATTAACATAATTAGAACTAACAGTAATTAGAAATAATTAGAACAAACAGTCTTTTTGatttaaatatctgtttttttctctcagggTTGTGACAGAGGAGTGTTACCCCTTCTCTTCACCCCAGCAAACTCCTGCCGAAGTGTCTCGCTGTATGATGCAAAGTCGAGCGGTGGGCCGGGGAAAGAGGCAGGCCACAGCGCACTGTCCCAACAGCCACAGCTACCACAATGATATCTACCAGTCAACCCCACCATACAGATTGTCCTCCAGTGTAAGTCAGCTGACCCCTTGAAAGTTTAACAGAAAATCAGTTTATCATTTAACGGATGTTTTAGTGGAAAAcaggtttttatttataatcagGCATCCCATATGTTCTGACACGTTAGAATTAAATGTTCTATAAAACATGCAGATCTCTACCCATAATGGTTAAAGCATCagtaatttactgttttttttcctcacaccCAGCATCTGTGTGCTTTTCTGTGTTCAATTTCTGCATCAGTCAAAACCCTTCAACTCAAAACCAAAGGGAGAAATAACTCACAACTGTCTGGAGAGGCATTACATTAGTAGTCATGTCATGGTTgaacgtattttctcccttagcCATATCTTACCACCCATTTGTCTTGTTTAATGCATAGTCTAGGTCATATACATGTCTCTAGGCGTGTTTTAGATCGTATATCATTCACAAATGTGACAAAGGAACGCAGTGAACAATTAAACAATTcaacacaataatatataaaaggaTGACTGTTTATTGTGtgtactaaaatgtttttacccacGCAGTTTAAGACTGTAATACATTCATCATTTCAGGAATTTAATTATAAGAGCATATATCTTTGTGGTGCAATGCAGAAGCTGCAGTGTAAACATAGCATTAGGCTAGAATGTGCTAGTCATTCTCACTAACTGAACTTATTTGACATGTTGCTTTTCCACTCACAGGAGAATGAGATTATGAAGGAGATTATGGATAATGGCCCCGTGCAAGGTATGGATTTCTCCAGAAGCATGCGTATGTGTTTGTACAATCCTGTGAGCCAAAGGCTAAGAATAGCAAAAAGCACACGCCTAATGATTGTTAATGCAGTCAGGAACGATCGGTCTCTGTTGTATTAATCACCACGGATGTTGTAGACGCCCATACGGCATTTAGTTTGGACAAAAGGCCTAAACTCATCACATACTGCATGCAGTGAATTCTTGAAAAAAGTCCCCTGCAGTAATATGATGcgggtgtgtgttcatgtgAGTTCAGAGCGACTCCGTGATCCTGTGCCAGTGTTCTGTTGTATTGTTCCAGACAGGAGGGACCTCTGGATTTACGCCAGATTTCACTTCTAATCTCTGCAAAAATTCTGCCTAACCTCTGGCTTATATAGAGAAACAGGAGATGAAAAGATAGTCCTCATGTGCAGGAGTGTGTTCATTAGATGCTGTTTACTGCTTAGGATCTCCTAGTAATGTCTGGAAAACCCCAAAGTGTAAGAGGGTGCAGGTAATTCCCATATTGCAGTGTCTTACAGAATGTTAAACCCAACAGATTTTACTTTACATGGCACTATGGCTATCTTGTGAGGGTTGCTGTGGGTACCCACCCACAAATAATTTTGTCCTGGGCCTTGTGAATTTAAGCAATGGGCCTTTATGCCATGTGAAGTTGATCTTATTTGAACTCCGATACAATTAGCAGTGGCCACTTTGATCTTACTTTGATCTGCAAGGGAACAAGATGTCTGGTTGAGCTTGTGGGATATTATGTAATGTGGCTTTCAAAACAACCATAGTGTTCCCTGTAGTATGACTGTGAGTGATAAGAATGACAGATCAGATTTTGATTCAGTGACTGATTCAGTGACATCTGAAGGTCAAAAACCaaccattttttaataaaaaaacaaaacaatcaaagCTTCTATTCATTACTGTGCTATTgtaatttgtattctttttttaaatggtgtGCTTAATAATACATAATGGATGTGTGCtatgtttgtttttgcctttttagCCATCATGGACGTCCATGAGGATTTCTTTGTGTACAAGAGTGGAATTTACCGGCATACAGATGTCAATCACCACAAACCGTCAGAGTACCGCAAACACGGAACACACTCGGTCAGGATAACAGGGTAAGCCCTAGCATTGCTTTTATTTCTAATGGTGGAAATGGTGGAAGCAAAAGGACTGAGTCTTTGGCAGTTGCAGAGGAAGTTCTTAGaccatttgtcattttatgattttaatggatggatagatagatagatttctttatttcttcatttgaaaagaaattgaggtttttgaggaaaacattccaagatttttctccatatagtggacttcaatggaaaccaaagggttgaaggtccaatttgcagtttcaatgcagcttcaaagggctctacatgatccagatgaggaataagggtcttatctagcaaaacgatcggtcattttctaaaaaaatatatatatatatactgttcaACCACATATGCTCGTCTTCACGCATAATGtgctgacccagtgtttacaaagcgaacgtgcaaagaaagtcaaacggtTTTtgctaaaaaaggtaaaacaacgatgtaggacgattttgaagatggaggagaaaagtacacagacgaagaactaactgcGCGTGaccatgattatgtaatgcgtgaagttgtaGATGCgtatcgcagagctagtgcaagatgagcatttgttaaaaagtatatatatatatatatatatatatatattttttttagaaaatgaccgatcgtttagCTAGACAATACCCTTATTCCtaggctgggattgtgtagagccctttaaagctgcattgaaactgcagtttagaCTTTCAATCTtattgatccccactgaagtccactatttggaaaaaaatcctggagtgttttcctcaaaaacaaatcaaaacttaatttcttttcgtctgaagaaagaaagacataaacatcttggatgacatgggggtgaggaaattatcaggaaatttctggaagtgaactaatccttaaataaatttacaaaaataaaagtaacacattttaaaatattacagttgtAACTTATTTTCAGactatttatttagaattaagCTTATTTTCTCTTAGcccatttttcttaatttacctcactaaatatactaaatgagataaaacaattttaaaaatgggtaagaaaaagaaattttataaagaaaattgtataatatattatataaaaaaaagtccaaatttgCAACTTTAGTTTTGTAAATGAATCTTattttaagtatgttttttaaggatgttatttgaaatgtaatacagaaaaagaattttaatgttttaggtAGACACCAGCTGTGTTTGCATGATTGGGGCATCACCATGATGGTCTTGGAGTGAACTAACTTGCCTTGAAGGGACTTGACAATATTTAAGATGTAAACACGTTTAGAGAAACATCATGGCCCCACTTGTTTGCTGTGCAGACATGTTTTTGCTATTTCTAGCAGACAAAACACCTGGATTACTGGCCTTCCAGTCCCACCCCCAGACACACACCCCTCAAAGCCTTTGTCTGGGTTTGCTATACTCACTCATACATAACACACCCTAATAACACtgctttttctcattttgtaagTTCTTCAACAGAGACTACTGCTATTAAATTGCTCATCAATTTCCATTTACTCTTAAAGAATGCAACTggtaaagggttagttcacccaaaaatgaaaattagcccatgatttgctcaccctcaagccatcctaggtgtatatgactttcttctttcagacgaatacaatcagttatattaaaaattgtcctagctcttccaagctttataatggcagtgttcaacagtccaaaagaagtccaataaagcgcatcaatccataataaaaaaagtactccacatggctccagggggtgaataaaggcctcctgtagcgaatcgatgtgtttttgtaagaaaaatatccatatttaaaatgtataatcacttataaaataatcactttaatctagcttgcactaacTGTCATACGTGCAAGCCGTTCCGGGTGTATTATGTAAGATGTATGCATAgcatttgtttacaggagcaaaggaagctaagtttccttactttagcaaaggaaaactagTCTCCTCTtcgcttatatcaaaatcctccttctaatttgtgaccggtgttttgttttgctcactTCTCATCAGTGCATGCGCAACGCATACGTTCTACGTCATTCGCTTGGAACAGCTTctgtgtacgacagttagcgcaagctaaaaaaaagtgattaatcCTTTATaaacaggaggcctttattcacccctcagagctgtgtgaggcactttttattatggatggatgcactttattagacttcttttggactgttgaacagaaacacCCACCGCTATTATGGAAGAAgcaggataatttttaaaataattaaaattaatcattaaaataatttaattggatttgtctgaaagaagaaagtcatatacacctaggatgccttgagggtgagtaaatcatgggctaattatCATTTTCGGGTAAAGGGACCCTTTAAAGAGCACTtggtttaatttaaacaatcaGACAACATAGTAAGGATTCACTTtgtcatgcaaaaaaaattgttaaatgaggggaaaatgtgatttttttattttatttataatcttCTAAAACTCTCTAAAAGTGAAGCATTTTTCAACAAATGTGTCTGAGAGATTCTTGATGTGCATAAATAccaaattctgtcatgaaattCTAGATGCCACAGGCTGATGGtctttaaaggtccactgaagtgctttgaaacagcgttattctatgtgttgatgtattttcaactgaaacagcagtcatattcatattcaacaTATCCAGCAGTCCTGCctctttttaaaatagccaataatgttttgtttatttcacatcttatttatagtgtagggggcggggCGCattggattctagagagcatttgattggacagaaagtttgaggAGATGCTGAAGTGCAGtgcacctgtatagatctgctacagtttattttatatgctattcatgcatcaaaatcattgatccGTATTGGTGGAAGTTAGAGACTGTaggttttgaatgcttatatcttctaaatgcaaattttgtcattgttttggagctcACATAGCTTACAGATATcattaaggctaacatattcatactaaaagccaaaaaaacttaatgcaaactgatgatatgCACAGCATTAAATTATTTGGCACAAGCTGACTGGTTCatgctttcagagttcctctgaaaccctccacctccccagctccaccagtatagatctgctacgggatataatatgttatttgtgcagcagcagtatgttttaaatactcacagcaccacATCAGCATGTGCACTGGCAGTAGCAAGTGCCTGTACTTGGCAGCAGCAGCAAAAACCTAAATCAACAgaaataaccaacagcagcatagcagatctattccgcccTGACCAAATACATACACACTTATATCcaatatccattaccatgctaaaatcttccaaGTGTTCATGACAGAAATGTGATTCCTGAGCTGTACAGAAGCACTATAGTCTTTCCCAGACCGTGATTGTTTAGTTAGACATTGAGAGGCACGGTTGGGTCAGGCCATGTTCTCCAGGTATGTCTCTGGTAACCTCGTCTGACCTGCGGCTGGTGTCCGTGAGTGTGACATGCTTCAGTGGTGACGGCGATATCGAGCGCGAGTCTGTCTGAACCCTGGCTTTTCTCCTGGCCTCCTGTCACTCGCTGACGCTGCGGTTCTCGTGCTGCTCTAGACGTTCAGAGAACGCTGTATAGCCCTATGAAGTTGGCATACTGGGGGGCAGCAGCAGTGTTTTTACTGGGAAAATCCTACCGTGGTGCATTCGGCTAAGCCCAGGGCCTGGGAAAGTTTGTGGAAAGCTCATTGATGTCCAGTGTAATGGAAATGGCATTGTTCGGTGCAGACAGAGAGGCCTAAACCCAGCGCAGGTCAGGGGCTGGTTGGATGCGGTGGTATGTCTGTCATTGTCCAAAGCCAAGGACAGAAAACATGGGGAGATAAGAGCATAGAAGAACTCCGAGCTGCACTTTTCCTGGCTTTGCCACCGGTTTTGATCCTCCAACTCTCCCATGTATTTATTATAGAGGCACACTGCTTTTTTAGgtgattttgtttgttatttgttaggtgaataatttgttattatttttcagaGTGTACTGAATACCAACTTCCCCACTGTGGGGATGGAAGGCAGATAAGTATTATTTGGGAACAGAATGATATGTTCCCGAGTCTGATGGAACACTTCCCTTTGAATAGACGTGGGTTAAGCTATATTTATTCTAgacatatacaaataaatagcCCCCTGACGCATGTAGTGATTGACAAGCTGAATGTTCTGAACTCAGATGAAAAGACATTGGAGGGTCAATGGCTTCCTCTTAATACTCAAACAATCAGGACGGGTGGAGAAGCAGAAGAAAGTTTTTGGCATGGTCAACCCAGCAGATTGTTGTTGACTTGAGATTTAAGGGGGCGGGTGTGTGCTGTTTCCTGATGCTCACGTCCTTCCTCTTAGAAATGGACACAGCACCATTTGTAGGATGTGTTTTGGTTGTCTAAGAACTTTCCAATTTTTACTCAGATTTGTTGAAAGTTCTCAGGTGTGAATATTCCTCagaatttttgtcttttttttctccaataaCAACATTCATATCTAATTAAATGTGACTTCTTACTAAAAGCTCTCAGGTGTGAATATTTTCCGAAtaactgtaaattatatttttcttaccctatttttcttaatttacctcagcataaatttatattttcaaaaatgttttaaaaacatttgcaaaaaaataaaaaataaattaattaattaattaaataaataagcaaagtttatattttgtattatattatattactaatatattatattactaccctatttttcttaatttaccTCAGTATAAATCtgcattttcaaaagtttttgaaaaccattttataagaataaaaaaataaataaacataaactttacatttgtattacattatatattttatattatattaataaaaagatttaaatatgtaattaaatgtgacttttttattgtttgtctttttttccaataacattcttaatgttacttaattatatttttttcttacgctattttttgaaaatcaacTTCAGCATAAatctacattttcaaaaaataaatagtaaataaataaacacagtttatatattatattataatcctatttttcttaatttaccTCAGcaaaaatctacattttcaaaaatgaacaaataaaaaaaaattaaataaatgtttatgtattatatttcattcataacctatttttcttaatttatctCAGCATAAATctacaattaaattttttttaaaacagaaaaaaataaataaatgaaagtttacatatcatattatattatattatattatattacattatattatattatattattaaaaagaccaaaatgtgtaattaaatgtcactttttattGAAAGCTCTCAGGTgtgaatatttttcaaaaacattcttaatgttaattaattatgtttttttcttaccctattttttaaattaacctcAATATAAatctacataataaataaataaataaacaaagtttatatattatattatattcttaccctgtttttcttaatttacCTGAGCATAAATctacattttccaaaaaaattaaaaaccactttcagaaaataaataaataataaatagtttatatattatattatattgtattacattatattattatcctatttttcttaatttaccTCAGCAcaaatctacattttaaaaaatgtttaaaaacattttcaaaaaataaatattaaataaataattgtttatatattatattattaccctatttttcttaatttaccTCAGCATAAAtctacattttcattaaaaaaaaacaaaacattaaaaataaataaataaatacaagtttatatattatattatattatattatattattaaaaagacCAAAAGCTGAAAGCTCTCAGGTATGAATATTCCtcaaaatgtttgcatttttttccccaataacaacattcttaattttaattaattatatttttcttaccctACTTTCTTAATTTAACTCAGCATAAATCTATTTTCAATTCATGTTCagaaatatgtaataattaaatgaacataaaatgtatatactattttaaattatattatattacagattaatttatatttagtttttaaaaatgacctgcATCTGTACAAAACTTGATTTGGACGTGTAGACCGTttctttacttttatttttttcccccataaaATCTGATCAATGATGGCATTGATTTTAGAGCCTATTCTTAGAGCTGATTTGAATGCTAATGTCTAGTGAATGCACAATAGCatattgatttttattgcaCTTTTCCAGATGGGGTGAGGAAAGAGATTACAGCGGCAGAACGCACAAATACTGGGTAAGAAATTATATTCATCCTACATGCTACAAGATTTTTCCATTCAACAGAAGCTTTTACACACTTTAACCAATCTCTTCTTCACTCCACAGATTGCAGCCAACTCATGGGGCAAGAACTGGGGCGAGGACGGTTACTTCCGAATCGCCCGTGGTGTAAACGAGTGCGAGATCGAGACCTTCGTGATCGGCGTGTGGGGCAGAGTCACCATGGAAGACATGCACAACCATCACGGACGCCGCAAGTAGAGATCTGCAGTGTATGATTTAAACCACAAACTCAGTCAGGtcttttgcatgtttgttgGTTCTCTTCATGCCACACCATAAAAAGTGGTGTCCACTGCCCCCCTCTGTCCAAACACACATCTCTAATGTGTAAA of the Labeo rohita strain BAU-BD-2019 chromosome 19, IGBB_LRoh.1.0, whole genome shotgun sequence genome contains:
- the tinagl1 gene encoding tubulointerstitial nephritis antigen-like, which translates into the protein MLKLLMLAAITALLLLAEGGMSARTQSRTKRELANPLHLRGIRDPFGSYCQRRGGCCPGRNDQCTVPYLDTICYCDLFCNRTVSDCCPDFWSHCLGTTPPYPPSSCERNGQRFHSGATYKENCNLCTCGQNGRWECEHHACLIEDDMIQEINRRSYGWRAANYSQFWGMTLDEGLRYRLGTQRPSRTIMNMNEIQMNMNGNDHLPSYFNAVDKWPGKIHEPLDQGNCNASWAFSTAAVASDRISIQSMGHMTPQLSPQNLISCDTRHQGGCSGGRIDGAWWYLRRRGVVTEECYPFSSPQQTPAEVSRCMMQSRAVGRGKRQATAHCPNSHSYHNDIYQSTPPYRLSSSENEIMKEIMDNGPVQAIMDVHEDFFVYKSGIYRHTDVNHHKPSEYRKHGTHSVRITGWGEERDYSGRTHKYWIAANSWGKNWGEDGYFRIARGVNECEIETFVIGVWGRVTMEDMHNHHGRRK